The Pedobacter ginsengisoli region AGTCCGGTAGTTGCACGTGTGGGTGGCTATGTAAAGGAAATTAAATTTGAAGAAAACACGCTTGTAAAAGAAGGCGATGTACTGGTAAAGCTTGACGACAGCGACTATAAAGTAAAGCTGGAACAGGCTATGGCCGGACAAAAAGGAGCCAGTGCAGGCGTAGGTGTTTCTGAATCGCAAATTGCTGCCACGGTTGCCAACACAAGTACTGCTAAGGCCAATATTGAAGCTGCAAAAGTTAAATTAGCATTAGCTCAGAAAGATTTTAACCGCTATGCAAACCTGATTAAAGATGGCTCTATAACTCAACAACAATTTGACCAAGCCAAAGCCGAAAAAGAATCGGCACAGGTTGCTTTTACTGCTGCACAGGATCAATATAATGCCGCAGTTAAGCAGGTTGGCACCACTCAATCGCAATTAGTAGTCAGCAATACAGGTGTTACTCAGCATCAATCGGAAGTGGATTTTGCTAAATTACAGCTATCCTACACAGACATTAAGGCTCCTGCAACAGGAATTGTTTCTAAAAAGAATGTCCAAAAAGGCCAGTTGGTACAAGCCGGACAATCTTTGTTTTCTGTTGTTAACGAAAATAGTATTTACGTTACTGCCAACTTTAAAGAAACCCAGCTTGAAGACATCAACCCGGGATTAAAGGTGAAAGTGGACGTGGATGCTTATCCTGATGCGGAAGTTGAGGGCGAGGTTTACAACTTTGCTCCTATTACCGGCGCAAAAGGATCGCTATTACCTCCTGATAATGCCACCGGTAACTTTGTAAAAGTTGTACAACGCGTGCCAGTAAAAATAAAAATCACTAAAGCACCAAAAGAGGTCCTGGCTAAACTACGCCCCGGCATGAGTGTTAAGGTTTCTGTTTCTATAAAAGATTAAAAATGGCCGAGAAAGGTTTAAAAAAGTGGATAATAACCTTTACAGTGATCACAGCTTCGCTTTTGGAGCTAATTGATACCACTATTGTAAATGTTGCTATTCCTCAAATACAAGGTAACCTTGGCGCCACCCTAGAGGATGTTGCCTGGTTATCAACAGGCTACGCTGTAGCTAACGTAATCGTACTGCCTATGTCAGGATGGCTGGGTAGTCGTTTTGGCCGTAAAAACTATTTCCTGTTCTCTATTATACTTTTTACCGTTGCATCATTTCTTTGCGGAAATGCAACCAACCTCGAAGAGCTGATCCTGTTCCGAATATTACAGGGGCTAGCCGGAGGGGGCTTAATTTCGACTGCTCAGGCTATATTAATTGAGACCTGGCCACGAGAAGATGTTGGTATTGCAACTGCTTTGTTTGGATTGGGTGCCGTTGTTGGACCTACTGTAGGCCCAACAATTGGTGGGTATCTGCTGGAGATTAGTTCATGGCCGTTAATTTTTTATGTAAACATTCCGGTAGGTATACTGGCGGCTTATTGCACCTATATGTTTGTACGAGAGACGCCAAAAGACGGAAAAGGAATGCCTGTTGACTGGTGGGGAATTGCCTTACTTGCTGTTGCTGTTGGAAGTTTACAAACTGTTCTTGAAAAAGGTGAAAGTGAAGATTGGTTTGCCACTCCGTACATTACAGCGCTTGCAGTTACCTCTGTACTTGGGCTCTTACTATTTATTTGGAGGGAATTAAGTACCGACCATCCTATTGTAAACTTTAAAATTATGCGCCACAGAAGTTTCTCTGTGGGTATGTTTACTTCGTTTATTCTGGGTTTTGGTCTTTATGGATCAGTTTTCGTGTTCCCTGTGTTTTGTCAGAATTTACTGGGATTTTCGCCTCTGCAGACGGGTGAGCTTTTGTTCCCTGGTGGGTTGTGTACCATTGTGATGATGCCGTTTATAGGGATATTTCTAAAAAAAGGTATTCCTGCGCAGTTTATGGCTACCATAGGTATGTTCTTGTTCTTTGTTTTTTGCTCTATGCTGAGTAAATCAACATTACAATCGGGCACTAACGATTTCTTTCTTCCTTTGATGATAAGAGGTGTGGGCATGGCCCTATTATTTGTTCCGTTAACTACGCTTGCCATCCAGGATTTAAAAGGTGCCGAGATTGGGCAAGGCTCTGGTTTGAACAATATGATGAGACAACTTGGCGGCTCATTTGGTATTGCTGCATTAACAACTTTGATCCATGTTCGACAAGGTTTTCACCGCAGTAATTTACTTGTAAATATTAATGAATATAACCCTGCATTTACCGACCGTTTTAATGGCTTTATAAAGAATTTTATGGCCAAGGGATATAACTATCTGGACGCAAAATCACTGGCTGTAAAAGCCATAGAAGGGACAGTTACCAAACAGTCATTACTACTCACTTACAGTGATGCATATTGGGTGGCCGGACTGATACTTTTGTGTTCAATTCCGCTGCTATACCTTCAAAAGTTCAAAAAGAATGTTGAAGTTCCGGCAGATTTACATTAAACAAAACAGCCGTTAAGAAAATCTTAACGGCTGTTTTACCCCAAAAAATTAACAATTAAATTGCTTCATTTATTGCGTTTCCGCCCTCAAATCAGCACATAAGTTTAAAAGGATTTGTTTAACCTCTATGGTACTAAGTTAGTTTTTTTTGTAAAAAAATCAAAATTAAATTAATAGCACTTAGGGGTCTTTTTTTTAAATCATTTTTGGTAGCTTAAGCGCGAAAAAATACCCTTTAAATATGATGCAGAAACAACGCGCAAAAGGACAGAGAGAATCAGTATTTAACAACGAAGTAGTATCCCGATTTGAACTCTATAACAGCCTTTTCCTTACCCTTCCTTTTTACAAGATTAAAGACACCGGCACACTGCTGCCACTGTTTATAAAATACTGTGAAGATGGTGTAAATAACCATGAAACTCCGGCAGAAATTATTAATGCTTTTTTTAAGAAGTATACACAAAATAACGGGGCTAAGGACGTGATTGATCTTCTGTTCAGATTTATCCAGTATATTGAGCGCCAGGTGGTGTTATTTGATGCTGTTGAAGATGCCTCTTTTAACAAACTTAATGCTTCTGATGAGCATAATGCGCTACTTTCTTACCTGAAAAAAGGAATTGATGATAGTTCTTTAAACCAGAAAATAGAAAAGCTGATTGAAGAGTTTTCTTTAAGGCTGGTATTAACAGCACACCCTACTCAATTTTATCCGGGCAGCGTACTGTCAATCATCACAGACCTAACTGCTGCCATTAAAATTAACGACATTACCAGCATCCACCTTTTGCTTCAGCAATTAGGTAAAACGCCATTTTTCAATAAAAAATCCCCAACTCCGGTTGATGAGGCGCTGAGTTTAGCCTGGTACCTTGAAAATGTGTTTTATTTTGCTGCAGCCAATATTCAATCAGAAATAGACAAAAGCCTGAATGATTACAGTCTGGAGTCTAAAAAGATTATAGAACTTGGTTTTTGGCCAGGTGGCGATAGAGACGGAAATCCGAATGTACATACAGAATCTACCGTACAGGTATCAAAAATGCTCCGTCAGATTCTATTCAGATGCTATTACCGAGATTTTAGAAACCTGAAAAGACGCATCACCTTTAGAGGTGTTGATGAGCCTATCTCGATAGTTCAGGAGGTATTATATAAAAATGCATTTGATCCGAATATCGAAATGGAAAACATCTCGGAATTTCTGATTGAACACTTGAATAAAATTAAAAATACACTTATTGAAAGCCATGACGGCTTGTTTGCTGATATTGTTTCTGACCTGATCCGCAAAGTTGAACTTTATGGAAGTCATTTTGCTTCGCTCGACATTAGACAGGACAGCAGAGTTTTAAGGGATGTGCATGCTTATTGCCGACAAAGCAAACCGATCAATTCTCTGTTCCCGGAGAACTATGACAGCTTATCGGAAGAAGAAAAAATTAAGATCCTTACCTTTAAAAGTGCGAGGGTATCACATAACGAAAAGGCTGATTCATTAGTTCAGGACACACTTCAAACCATTACTGAAGTTAAACAAATACAGCAAAGCAATGGGGAACTTGCCTGCCACAGGTTCATTATCAGTAACTGCCAGCAAGCCAGTGATATTTTGCAGTTGATAGAACTGTTTTTATGGAATGGATGGCAAGAGGACGATCTTTCTATAGATTTTGTTCCTTTATTTGAAACAGTAAATGACCTTGCCGATGCCGGGGCTATTATGGAAACTTTATATTCTCATCCGTTTTATAAGAAACATTTAGAAAAAAGAGGCAACAAACAAGATATTATGCTTGGTTTCTCTGACAGCACAAAAGATGGCGGTTACTTAATGGCTAACTGGTCTATTTTTAATGCTAAAGTTGCCTTAACAGAAACTGCTAATAAACACAATATTCAACTTGCATTTTTTGATGGCCGTGGCGGCCCACCTTCGAGAGGCGGAGGTAAAACGCACCGTTTCTATGCCTCTATGGGTAAAGAAATTGCAAATAAAAATATTCAATTGACGATTCAGGGTCAGACAATCAGTTCTCAGTACGGCTCTATTGACAGTGCCGAATTTAACATTGAACAGTTAATAAACGCTGGTATTTCTGCAGGTATTAAGGAAAGACATAACATTTTATTGGATCCTGTTCATAAAAACCTTTTGGATTTAATGGCACAGGAAAGCTACGAATCATTCGTTGCGCTGCGTAAACATCCATTATTTTTAAGTTATCTGGAGAAATTCTCGCCACTTACCTTATTATCTAAAATTACAATCAGTAGCAGACCGGTAAAAAGAAATGCTGGGGGTTCATTAAAACTGGAAGATTTAAGGGCAATTAGTTTTGTTACTGCATGGAGCCAACTTAAACAGAACATTCCTGGATTTTATGGTATGGGTACGGCATTGAAGAGCCAGGAAAAAGCAGGAAACTGGGATAAGGTTGTTAAAACTTATCAGGAATCAGGTTACTTTAAAACAATCATTGATAACTGTATGATGTCTATGAGTAAGTCGGACTTTGCTGTGACTGCCCACTTTATAAACGATAAAGAGTACGGTGCTTTCTGGAAAATCCTTTTTGACGAATTTACGCTTTCTAAAGAGATGCTTTTAAAATTAGCAGGCCATGAGACATTGATGGAGAATTACCCTGTTGAGAAGCGCTCTATTGCCGTTAGGGAGAAGATTGTATTGCCGTTGGTACTTATACAGCATTACGCCTTGGAACAGCTACAAAACAAAATAACAGAAGAAGAAAAACAAGCTTACGAAAAGCTTGCAATAAGAACAGTTTATGGCGTTGTAAACGCAGGCCGCAACCTGGCATAAAACAATAAAAAAGGGGGTCACATCAATAAAGTGAACCCCTTTTCATTATGTTGCTAAATTAATGCCTATCAATTGATCCCATTACCTTTTGACCGAATGCATTTAACGCATCCTTTTCAAGTGCTCCTGCTTTTACATTCTCATGAACTTCAAGCGCTCCACAGATATTGGTAATCATTTCTCCTGCTACATCAATTTCTTTCTCACTTACCCCTCTGAATTCACAAAAAGCTTCTAAAACAGTTAAGGTTGCTTCAAGATTTTCTGGAGTACTATTTTGGAATAGCTGTCTTATAACCGGGATTTTCATTATTTTATTTTATTAAATAATTCGCTTAATACTTCTGCTTTGTTCGTTTGAACCTGATCTACCAAAGCCCCCCCATCAAAAGCAGCAAAAGTTGGTAAATTGTCTACAGTTGCCAGTTTACGTGAAGCCGGAAGTTTTTCGGCATCCACAATTAAGAAAGCAACATCTTCGTTTTCAGCAGCGAGTTTCTTAAACTTCGGCTTCATAATTCGACAGTTACCACACCATGATGCAGCATACTGAACCATTACTTTCTTGTTTTCAGCAACATATTGTTGAAGATTATCTTCTGTTAATTCTAAAAACATAATTTTAAATTAGTTGATTAGTTAGCGCTTAAGTATTCAGCAACGCCAGTTCTGTTTGCACTCATTGCTTCTTTGCCTTCTTCCCAGTTTGCAGGACAAACTTCGCCATGTTTTTGAACATGAGCATAAGCATCAATTAAACGTAAATATTCTTTAACATTTCTACCTACCGGCATATCGTTAACGCTTTCATGGAAAACTTTACCTGTTTCGTCAACTAAATAGGTGGCTCTGTAAGTAACGTTTGAACCAGAGAAAATTTCATTTCCTTCTTCATCATACTCAACCTCTTGCTCAACAATACCTAAAATGTTTGATAATTGTCTGTGAGTATCTGCTAAAATCGGATAAGTTACACCTTCGATACCACCGTTATCTTTTGGCGTGTTTAACCATGCAAAATGAACTTCATTTGTATCGCATGATGCACCAATTACAATAGTGTTTCTTTTTTCAAAATCAGGTAATGCTGCCTGAAAAGCATGCAATTCTGTTGGACAAACAAAAGTAAAATCTTTTGGATACCAGAATAATAAAACTTTTTTCCCTTTACTTACTGCTTCTTCAAATACATTGATCTTTAAATCGTCACCCATTTCTGACATCGCATCGATACTTACACTTGGGAATTTTTTTCCTACTATAGCCATAATTATATTTTGTGTTTTATTTTTTTTGATGGTGCAAAGGTAAGCCTATCTGCACTCAAAAACAACCATATTCAGGATATAGCGGATACTTAATCTTGATAGGCACATAGACTAAATCTATATCTCAAAAACACAAATTAGTTTTTGTCTATTTTTATTTTAACGTTGTACTCTTCCTGTTTTATCGGTATTAACCCCAAATGGTTTTAAATATTCATTCACCAGAACGGCAAATTCTCTGCGTGTAATATTGCGCTTTGGATCGTAGTCTGTTTTAAAGTTATATATCTTTTTCCAGTTCTTTTTAATCTCATCTTCAGTGTTCTTTGGCGACTTCCCTCCTACATAGCAAACAAGATTTAATGTTGCACCAATAGTCATATCAGGCTCCTTATGCTCATCAAACCAAATTTGGGCTTTATAATAATACTCTTTAATAGGGTCCTTTATTTCTGCGGTCGAAACTGTACGCTCAGGCTCAAAATTAGCCCCACCATTCGTAATGTTTGTCTTTAAAAAACCCGAGAGTCCTAAAAATTGAATAGATTTCCAATTGGTATCAGCTTGCTTAATATCGGTAAATGGCATCAGAGACAATTGGTACTTTATTAATTCCCCCTGAATCTCTTTTAAAGGCGCTACAGATGTCTTTGTCTTGAAAAACGCTGCATAAGCAGCTACTGCACCAGCAGCCTGTCCAGCAATAAAACTTTCATCTCCAGAGTTTAATAGCACAAGATTATCTTGCTCAGGAATAAGCAGATCACTTAGAAATAGCAGATTTGAAGATGTATTTCCAACTTGCTGCCCTGAGGCTATGCTTGTTCTGTAAAGGGTATTTTCATAGCTAAGCAAATGCCACGGCTTAACGGCTGTCCGAACCGGAATAGCAGCATTTACTTTTCCCGTTCTGTCAGCATTTATCAATGCAATAGCCTTGATTGTTCTGCCATCATTTAATTGAACACTCCACCCGCTTCCAGATCTTTTTAACTTAATCCAGTTGGCTTTTTTTATTATAGTTAAGTTTTTAAGTGTGTCTGTCCATGATTTTATAACGGAGTTTACTTTAGTTACATCTTTAGTCTTTAGGCCCTTAAACAGATCCGCCTCAATGCCGGCAGACAAATTCCCAGAAGTGAGCGTTGCTTCAAAACCTTCTCCAGGGAGTAATACAATTGTTTTTGCACCCGAAACACTTGACTGAATACTTGCAGCAGCGGCACTGCTGCCGTTGCCAATAACCAGCACACCTGTTTTAATAGTTTGTGCGTTTGCCAGTTGAAGAAATAATATAGTTACTAATGCAGTAAAAAATCCCCTTTTCATTTGTATATTTATTTTACATGTGCAATATCCCTTAAATCAATCTATTTTCAATACAATAGCAATTAAGGATTATTAATTTAACCTATTTTAACAATTTCAGGCCAGCTTGGCAAGCCAACATGACTCAAAGCATCAATTCAATTTTCAATGCCCAACAGGCGCATAAATATACGCTTCGGACTAATAGTGCTGCACAAAGAATAAGTAAATTAAAAGCATTAAAGCATGCCATAGAAAAACATGAGAACGAAGTGTACGCCGCTTTACAACAAGATCTTAGAAAAAGCCAATTTGAAGCGGCTGTTACCGAGCTGATATTTACCTATGCTGAGATTGATTTTGCCATTAAGCATTTGCAAAAATGGATGAGGCCAAAGTATATTGGCAAAACAATAACTAACCTTTTTGCTAAAAACAGACTGTATTATGAGCCAAAAGGCGTGTGTCTGATCATTTCGCCCTGGAATTATCCTTTTCAATTACTGATGGCTCCCTTAATCTCGGCCATTGCCGCCGGAAATTGCGTAATACTAAAACCTTCGGAACTTAGCCCTGCTACAAGTTCAATTATAGCACAGATTATTGTCGAATGCTTTGAGGAACAAGAAATCTCTTGCTTTGAAGGCGATGCAACTGTCTCTACAGCTTTACTGGAGCTCCCTTTTGATCACATTTTCTTTACAGGGAGCACTGCCATTGGAAAGGTGGTTATGGCGGCCGCGGCAAAAAATCTTACCTCTGTAACATTGGAGTTAGGAGGAAAATCACCAACTATAATTGACACTACTGCAAATCTTAAAAATGCCGCAGAAAAGATTGCCTGGGGGAAACTGATGAATGCCGGACAGACCTGCATCGCGCCCGATTATCTTTTTATCCCTGAAGGCCTTCAAGCAGAGTTTATTGGGCTCTACAAGGAATCTGTAAATAAAATGTTCTGTAATGGAGCCAGCACAATTGACCCGGCCATTTATGCGAAAATCATAAACGAGAGGCATTTTAAAAGATTATCTAGCCTGATTACCGATGCAACAAGCAAAGGTGCCAGCGTAGCCCTGGGTGGCGAAATGGATGAATCCAGTAAAACAATTGGCCCTACTGTGCTTACTCAGGTTCAAGACGATTCGGCTATTATGAATGAAGAGATTTTTGGCCCTGTATTGCCAATTATTCCGTATAAAAATTTAGATGAAGCAATTGCCCGTATCAACCAAAAAAGCAAACCTCTGGCATTGTACATTTTTAGCGAAAGCAAGGAAAACATCAATAAAATTATAGCAAATACCAGTGCCGGGGGCACTTGCGTTAATGATGTACTGATTCATATTTCGAACCCGAAACTTCCTTTTGGAGGTGTAAACGG contains the following coding sequences:
- a CDS encoding HlyD family secretion protein — protein: MTTEKKKKNKVIPIILGVLILIGAIFGVKEYIYYSKHVDTDDAQIDGDISPVVARVGGYVKEIKFEENTLVKEGDVLVKLDDSDYKVKLEQAMAGQKGASAGVGVSESQIAATVANTSTAKANIEAAKVKLALAQKDFNRYANLIKDGSITQQQFDQAKAEKESAQVAFTAAQDQYNAAVKQVGTTQSQLVVSNTGVTQHQSEVDFAKLQLSYTDIKAPATGIVSKKNVQKGQLVQAGQSLFSVVNENSIYVTANFKETQLEDINPGLKVKVDVDAYPDAEVEGEVYNFAPITGAKGSLLPPDNATGNFVKVVQRVPVKIKITKAPKEVLAKLRPGMSVKVSVSIKD
- a CDS encoding DHA2 family efflux MFS transporter permease subunit — encoded protein: MAEKGLKKWIITFTVITASLLELIDTTIVNVAIPQIQGNLGATLEDVAWLSTGYAVANVIVLPMSGWLGSRFGRKNYFLFSIILFTVASFLCGNATNLEELILFRILQGLAGGGLISTAQAILIETWPREDVGIATALFGLGAVVGPTVGPTIGGYLLEISSWPLIFYVNIPVGILAAYCTYMFVRETPKDGKGMPVDWWGIALLAVAVGSLQTVLEKGESEDWFATPYITALAVTSVLGLLLFIWRELSTDHPIVNFKIMRHRSFSVGMFTSFILGFGLYGSVFVFPVFCQNLLGFSPLQTGELLFPGGLCTIVMMPFIGIFLKKGIPAQFMATIGMFLFFVFCSMLSKSTLQSGTNDFFLPLMIRGVGMALLFVPLTTLAIQDLKGAEIGQGSGLNNMMRQLGGSFGIAALTTLIHVRQGFHRSNLLVNINEYNPAFTDRFNGFIKNFMAKGYNYLDAKSLAVKAIEGTVTKQSLLLTYSDAYWVAGLILLCSIPLLYLQKFKKNVEVPADLH
- a CDS encoding phosphoenolpyruvate carboxylase; amino-acid sequence: MMQKQRAKGQRESVFNNEVVSRFELYNSLFLTLPFYKIKDTGTLLPLFIKYCEDGVNNHETPAEIINAFFKKYTQNNGAKDVIDLLFRFIQYIERQVVLFDAVEDASFNKLNASDEHNALLSYLKKGIDDSSLNQKIEKLIEEFSLRLVLTAHPTQFYPGSVLSIITDLTAAIKINDITSIHLLLQQLGKTPFFNKKSPTPVDEALSLAWYLENVFYFAAANIQSEIDKSLNDYSLESKKIIELGFWPGGDRDGNPNVHTESTVQVSKMLRQILFRCYYRDFRNLKRRITFRGVDEPISIVQEVLYKNAFDPNIEMENISEFLIEHLNKIKNTLIESHDGLFADIVSDLIRKVELYGSHFASLDIRQDSRVLRDVHAYCRQSKPINSLFPENYDSLSEEEKIKILTFKSARVSHNEKADSLVQDTLQTITEVKQIQQSNGELACHRFIISNCQQASDILQLIELFLWNGWQEDDLSIDFVPLFETVNDLADAGAIMETLYSHPFYKKHLEKRGNKQDIMLGFSDSTKDGGYLMANWSIFNAKVALTETANKHNIQLAFFDGRGGPPSRGGGKTHRFYASMGKEIANKNIQLTIQGQTISSQYGSIDSAEFNIEQLINAGISAGIKERHNILLDPVHKNLLDLMAQESYESFVALRKHPLFLSYLEKFSPLTLLSKITISSRPVKRNAGGSLKLEDLRAISFVTAWSQLKQNIPGFYGMGTALKSQEKAGNWDKVVKTYQESGYFKTIIDNCMMSMSKSDFAVTAHFINDKEYGAFWKILFDEFTLSKEMLLKLAGHETLMENYPVEKRSIAVREKIVLPLVLIQHYALEQLQNKITEEEKQAYEKLAIRTVYGVVNAGRNLA
- a CDS encoding DUF6952 family protein, with product MKIPVIRQLFQNSTPENLEATLTVLEAFCEFRGVSEKEIDVAGEMITNICGALEVHENVKAGALEKDALNAFGQKVMGSIDRH
- a CDS encoding thioredoxin family protein, coding for MFLELTEDNLQQYVAENKKVMVQYAASWCGNCRIMKPKFKKLAAENEDVAFLIVDAEKLPASRKLATVDNLPTFAAFDGGALVDQVQTNKAEVLSELFNKIK
- a CDS encoding peroxiredoxin; translation: MAIVGKKFPSVSIDAMSEMGDDLKINVFEEAVSKGKKVLLFWYPKDFTFVCPTELHAFQAALPDFEKRNTIVIGASCDTNEVHFAWLNTPKDNGGIEGVTYPILADTHRQLSNILGIVEQEVEYDEEGNEIFSGSNVTYRATYLVDETGKVFHESVNDMPVGRNVKEYLRLIDAYAHVQKHGEVCPANWEEGKEAMSANRTGVAEYLSAN
- a CDS encoding aldehyde dehydrogenase family protein, whose amino-acid sequence is MTQSINSIFNAQQAHKYTLRTNSAAQRISKLKALKHAIEKHENEVYAALQQDLRKSQFEAAVTELIFTYAEIDFAIKHLQKWMRPKYIGKTITNLFAKNRLYYEPKGVCLIISPWNYPFQLLMAPLISAIAAGNCVILKPSELSPATSSIIAQIIVECFEEQEISCFEGDATVSTALLELPFDHIFFTGSTAIGKVVMAAAAKNLTSVTLELGGKSPTIIDTTANLKNAAEKIAWGKLMNAGQTCIAPDYLFIPEGLQAEFIGLYKESVNKMFCNGASTIDPAIYAKIINERHFKRLSSLITDATSKGASVALGGEMDESSKTIGPTVLTQVQDDSAIMNEEIFGPVLPIIPYKNLDEAIARINQKSKPLALYIFSESKENINKIIANTSAGGTCVNDVLIHISNPKLPFGGVNGSGMGSCHGVFGFKSFSHERAVVFQSKLDMTNIIYPPYKGKDWVLKWLKKLM